A region from the Brassica napus cultivar Da-Ae chromosome C8, Da-Ae, whole genome shotgun sequence genome encodes:
- the LOC106368905 gene encoding protein TIFY 10A-like: MSSPMESSDFAATRRFSRKPSFSQTCSRLSQYLKENGSFGDLSLGMSCKPEVNGIISRQPTTTMSLFPCEASNMESIGQDVKPKNLFPRQPSFSSSSSSLPKEDILKMTQATTTTTRPVRPEPQTAPLTIFYGGQVIVFNDFSAEKAKEVMDLASKGTANTFTGFTSNVNNNIQPGYTTNLANNQTEMRSNIAPIPNQLPHLMKITTQDPVQSSSTAMACELPIARRASLHRFLAKRKDRVTSKAPYQLNDPGKASSKPQTGDNTTSWLGLAAEM; encoded by the exons ATGTCGAGTCCTATGGAGTCCTCTGATTTCGCCGCTACACGGAGATTTTCAAGGAAGCCGAGCTTCTCTCAGACGTGCAGTCGTTTGAGTCAGTATCTGAAGGAGAACGGTAGCTTTGGAGATCTCAGCTTAGGGATGTCATGCAAGCCCGAGGTCAACG GCATCATCTCTCGTCAGCCCACAACAACCATGAGCTTATTCCCTTGTGAAGCTTCCAACATGGAATCCATTGGCCAAGATgttaaaccaaaaaatctgTTTCCTAGGCAACCAAGTTTTTCTTCCTCATCCTCCTCTCTCCCCAAGGAAGATATCCTAAAAATGACACAggctactactactactactag ACCTGTGAGACCAGAGCCTCAAACTGCACCGTTGACTATATTCTACGGCGGGCAAGTGATTGTGTTCAATGACTTTTCTGCTGAGAAAGCCAAAGAAGTGATGGACTTGGCGAGCAAAGGAACCGCTAATACCTTCACCGGTTTCACATCTAATGTCAACAACAACATCCAGCCCGGTTACACTACTAACCTAGCCAATAACCAAACAGAGATGAGAAGTAACATCGCTCCTATCCCAAACCAACTTCCTCATCTCATGAAAATCACAACACAAGATCCAGTTCAATCCTCCTCAACTGCAATGGCATGCG AACTTCCTATTGCTAGAAGAGCTTCACTCCATCGGTTCTTGGCTAAGAGAAAGGACAGGGTTACGTCAAAGGCACCATATCAATTAAACGATCCAGGCAAAGCGTCTTCAAAGCCTCAAACCGGAGACAACACCACCTCTTGGCTCGGTTTGGCAGCTGAAATGTGA